Part of the Triticum urartu cultivar G1812 chromosome 2, Tu2.1, whole genome shotgun sequence genome, GTTTTTTTAGGAAAGAACGAAGCGTGAGCTGGCGAGCGATTCGCTGATTGCCTGGCTGGTCCATACCAGGTGCCGTGTTCGCCTGCTGGTTGGGCCGGCCCACGAGCAGAGGCACGTGAGCGCTGTGCGAAGAGGAATACTCGCAGCCGCCTCGACGGGGATCCTATACGGCGCGTACCGCGCCCGCGAGCGCCATGGCACGTACCCCCAGTTTAGGGAaaggttctagaaccttcccTGAACCGGTTTTTTATGTTTGTCTttcggtttttctttttcttttttcgttttttcttttcctttttctgttttcttttcatTGTTTCTTTACTTTTATGTTTTCATTTTTATTCTTGTTTTCCAATTTCCTAAAATCTATTAATTCGCGATTTGTTTTCTAAAATTATTTttttaatgatgaacattttttccAAAATTGTGGTTTTATTTTCACTAAATTGTTACTcttaaatcatgaacatttttttgaaactgtgaacatttttaaaaaactcacaaacattttttttgaaatcatgaacaaTTTTTTAGAAAGTTTTGAAGATTCTCTTAAGTCATGAACATGTTTTTCAAATCATGGACATTTTTTTGAAATAATGAACATTTTAAAATTAAAGACTActttttcaaaatcatgaacatttttttcaaatttgtgaatattttttgaattagcgaacattttttccaaattcgtgaacatttttttgaatcatgaacatttttcccAAATTCATGAATGTGTTTCGAATTAGCGAACATTTGTTTGAATTTTTtaaattatgaacattttttaagtTTGTAAACATTTTTTTACAAATTCGTGAACAATTTCTGAATTCCAGAGCATTTTTCTGTAATCATGATTTACTTAttttgtgaacatttttcaatttcatgaacatttttttgaaatcgTGAACATTGttttaaattcatgaacattttttaaatttgtgaacattttttgcCAAATCATGATTGTTTTATTCAAAATTAGCAACTTTTCTGACATTTAGGACCTTTTTCATATCCCGAATTattgaaaaaaagaaaaaaagaaaaaggaaacatCCGCAAAAAAAAAACAGGCGGCGTCCCGGCCACACATGGGCCGGCCCAGAAGGGGAGCGGGGGGTGCGCGCCCGCTTCCTTCCCAGCGCGTGCTGCGCCCTATAGGCGCTCCCCCGCCTCCACCCTCCTCTGCTGATCCAATCAGGTCAACGCTGCGGCTGCGCCCCCTCCCTCCTCTGCTGCGGCTGCTGCGGCTTAGATCTCCCTCTTCAATCTGGGTATCACCTTCCGCCGCATCTGATTTGGCTATGTTTCACCTTCCGCCGGTTATTGCTCTAATAATTTCCTTCCTCCCTTTGGTAGAGAGATAGGAGGATTCTGAGAAGCAAACCGAGTAGGACTCCTCGAATCAAGTCCGTCCCTTCATCAGCAAAAGAATCCCCGAGTGCCCAATCCAATCCAGTTCTTCGCGTATTCGAATCAGGCTTGTCCTCCGTTTGTGATCTATAAGTTACCCACAAGAACTCTTATCCTCTGTTTCCATCCAAAGTTGTAATTTTTTTTAATTAAagcttatatatatatatatatatacggaTGCCTGTAGATTATGAAGTCCGGCGGTACGCCTGAGAATAATCGGCGCATCGCGGAAGCTGCGTATTTTCCTCCTCCGTCATTGGGTCTTTGCAAGTCGTCCAAGATTGATTTTGCCTATACGGAGGCCTGTAGCCTAGCCTGGACAATGAGCTTATGGAGTCTCGCTATACACCCAGCATATCTGTGCTCGCTAGTCCTCAGAGCTTTGCCTAGGCTGCTGCGCCTCACTCCAAGTTCACTGAAGAAATTGTGCAAGCATCCTCCACTGATCAAGACTATGGAGGGCGCATCGCCTGAGCTGCCTCAGGACATCTTGATGGGTATATTTGCCACCCTCGAGATCCCTGACCTCCTTCGTGCCGGCTCAGTCTGCTCCTCCTGGCGCTCCGCGTACTCCAGGCTCCGCAGCCTTGGGCACTACACGCGTCCCCAGACGCCGTGCCTCCTCTACACCTCTGAATCTGCCGGCGAGAGCGTTGCTTGCCTCTACAGCCTCGCGGAGAAGAGGACGTACAAGCTAGCTCTGCCAGGGCCACCCATCAGAAATAGGCATCTGATTGGGTCCTCGCAAGGTTTGCTTGTTACAGTTGATGACAGATCAGAGATGCACCTTGTCAATCCCATCACTGGTGAACAGATTAATCTCCCTTCGGTGATCACCGTTGAGCATGTGAAACCCATCTATAATGACTCTGGTGCTCTTCACCAGTACGAGTACTCATACCACACCGCAAAAATGGTTTACGGTCCGCCATCAATTTTGGCTCTTGGAGAGCTGAGGAACAAGCTTCACCATAAAGCTTTCGTGTTTTCTGATACATGCAATGGATACATTGTGGCGCTCATACACAATCCAGCTAGTCAGCTCTCAGTTGCAAGGGCAGGGGATGATAGTTGGATATGGCTGCCACCATACACCAACTATGATGATTGCATTTACAAGAATGGCCTGCTGTACGCAGTCACTTCATTTGGGCAAATTCACGCTTTCGATCTAAGTAGCCCTGTTCTCACGATGAAGATGATTACACAGGAGCTAGAGCCTGAGGACCGGTTTCTGAATACTTACATTGTCCAAGCTCCATGGGGCAATCTTCTTCAAGTGTGGAGATTATGTGAGCACTGTGATTTAGAACCCGAGCCTGGGGCATCTGTGTTTTGGAGCACTGGAAAACTCAAAATATATGAAGTCGATGCTTCGTCAGGAGAGAAAATTAAGAAAATCAGTTGCTTGCGCGACCATGTGTTGTTTCTTGGGCACAATCAATCACTTTGTCTTACTGCTCAAGACTATCCCGCTCTCAAGGGAAACCATGCCTACTTTACCGATGACAGTGTGCTTTGGACAAGGGGACTCAAGAACAATTCCCGTGATATGGGAATTCTCGACTTGGGTAATAACAGCAGGGAGGAACTTTTTTCTCCCCAGCTTTGGTCCAACTGCCCGGCTCCTGTGTGGATTACACCCAATCTTAGAAAGATGAACCTGGCATTCAATGAATAGGTTTTAGCTTCCTTTATCTATAATTATAGGTAATAATTATTTAGTTTGGTAGGCGGTGGTCCTGTGTTGATGAACTCTGTACTCGTACACTAGAACAAGTTTTTAAGAAGTTTCATGGTAAGCGTATGGCAAAATATGAGGAAAAAAGTAGACTTGTCCAAAAATATCATCATGCACCATACAAAAAGACAAGATTGTACTTATATTACAAAACATGAGTGCAGTCTTTTTTCCTCTTTATCCTAATTAGAATGTACATGGATCATGTTTTTGCACAAATTTTGTATTTTCTCATATTTATTATGTACTAGTGCCACTGTTATTTTTTTTCTTTGATCTTCTTGAGTTGTATAGAATATAGAGGATAATTTCTCATGTAGTTCTCCACACAATAAGATGTGTCAAATCAAATGTAAAAGTTGAGGGATTTGGATGAACTTGCAATATGTACTCTACTGTAACATTCAATCTTGTATGTTGCTGGATTTGGATAATAACATCAGGGATTTGGCATGTTATTTTCATTCAACTACGCGTTAGAAATATAAGAATCGTATTGTCTCTTTGCTGATGTAGAAGATAAGTGGTAACATTTGCGATAGAGCAGGATGAAAGTATGCATTGTTGTTCTTTCAAAATGCACATCTGGCTTGTTTAAGTATACTGTACAGTGGCAATCTGCTTTGGCAGCTATATATATACACTTACAAACGTGCATCATTTGAATAGCTCATTCCGGGGGCTGAAAGACATCTGTCAGCATGTGTGTTGGCTTAGCTGCAGCTAGTTGGACATggactaagctgaaatagcttgTCTTTCAACCAAAACAAACTATCTGACCAATCTATTTTTTCGAAATAAAATAAGATGTGTCCTTTCGCCTATCTTTGAGCAGAGCTCTAATTCCCTCCTTGTTGCCAGCTTATGTGCCCCATCTGACCTGGTATGTTTCAGCATACAGATCCAGCATCTGTGAGCCGCTTACATTTGGTTTTATATCCATCTTGGCCTAGCTGATCTGTAACGGCACTATGTTGTCAATCTGCTTGCTTGTGCACCCCTGAATAGTGCAGGATACAGAGGCTATTTTTCACTTGGCGCAAAATAGGAAAGCTACATTATAACCTCCTTGGTGCTGTAATTTTTTTAACTATATTTTGGCTGCCCGTGTGTCTTAGACATGGATTCCAGTACCAGTACTACCTTTGTTAAGTTTTAGTCTTGGCTCTTTGGTATATCTGTCGCTGTCTTTTTGCCTTTGTTTCTGCTAAAATTAATCGACTGGTTTTGATTTCTTGCTCATTCGAAGTTTGTGTGCATCAGATTTCTTTTAAGTGTGAATCTCAGAGCATGGTTCGATCTCTTTTCTGGTTTTGTGTCTTGCGGTCTGTTTTTTTTACTGGGTTTCTAAGTAAACCGACCTGGTTTGAGGTGGGGAGGCCACAGGGGATTCATCCTGCTCAGTCTGAGAGAGAGGTAGGAGATGGAGCATGGAGGGGCCAGACCAGCGCCTGCCGCCGGCAAGGTGTGTACGCCATGCGCGGCCTTTTATTTTCCCCTTGTTTAGTCTGTTGTGTTTTTGCCATCCGAGTTACGTTGCCGACGGGCAGGGAGGATTTTTTACCCCTGTAGCTCTGCACCCTGCGTGCTGCAACGATTTCAGCACTCCTGTACCTATGCTTATGGAATGTACACTGCTAAAAGTTGTGTGGAGGATTGCACAGTGGATTGGCAGCCAGTTCCTTTTGTTTGGTTTTGATTTCAGCACCATGTTCTGTACTTCTTCAGTTCAATTTTCAGATCTACGGTAGTTGTTTTGCAGAGTTTTTCTTCTTCCGTAGTGAGATCTAATATGAAGAATAAGTATGGAAAACTTATTCTGAGCTGCAGCGATTAGCTTGGACAATTTCCCCGAGGGAATGATTGTATTTCCTGGATCTGTGAAGGTAATGCCATTGTGTGTTCATTTCAGTGTTGCGGCATCATTGATTTTCTAAGAGGGGTCTCTTCAATCATCAGTCAATTTGTAGTCCCTCAGTATTTTTCTCTTCATTAATCTTCACTTCCAATCTTGATTAGTCCttcattcttttttcttttgtttcaGTTAATCGTCACTTTTTTTCAGTTTGTTCAGTCTTTCATTCTTAAATTTCTTCATTTCTGCTGTGTTATTATTCTTTAGTTTTCTTAATACCTCTTTGTTTACTTTTCACTTTTCAGTCAATTCTTTTTTATCAGTTTTCATTGTATTTGTTTCTTCACTGTTCTGTCCAAGCATGAGCTGAGTAACCGGACAGTCTTGCATTTTAATTCTTTCATTTATCCTTGTGCTTTCTTCAGTCTATTTCTTCAGTTTTTTATCAGTATCTTTTCCTTGATTCCTATTTCTGCAGCTCTTATTTGTCACTACCTAAGTCTTGTATGGTCACATGATGAAACTACAAGTGTCAAGTTCTTTTGGTGGCGTCCTTTTTAGTCATGCCTACAGATCAGTCTTTTCTCCGTCTCCTCCTCACTGAAGTCGTCACTCTTGATGTCTCTTGTTTTGCTCTATGACTATCTCATATGCATAGCAATTTTAGAAGCGATCCTAAAAATACTGGGACTGCTAAGTTGTAAATGCTAACTCTTCTGCATATTTTCTTTTCATTCTTTATCTGTACCAATCCTACCATCATTGTTATAAGTTCTACTCTGATTTTTTTGCATAATGTCCTTGAGTTGTAGGTAGATCTTTTTTTTCTCAACCAGGGGGGACATCAACCAATATTTTCAGGCAAGTCACTTCATTtatgatactccctccgtccggaaatacttgtcatcaaaatggatggaAATGGATGTACCTacaactaaaatacatctagatacatccatttcaacgacaagtatttccggacggagggagtaccttttTACCTTTTTTTTCTCATGTTGTTTGTCACAAGGGTTGGGATTGGTCCATTATCTCAGAGCCAAACATCACTCTGAGTAATTTGGTTGTTCTCCCACCCTTTATTTTGCTCCAACTGAGACATAAATTGGAAGAGAAAAATATTGTGTTTCATGCTTACAAAGGCTGGATTGGTCCATTATCCATTGAAGGGTTATTTCCTGCTACATCTTGAAATCTTGTTTATCAATTTATAGGCTTCTTTCAGTTTTGGTTATAAAATATTTTGAGTAAGTGTTGTATTTATTGTTGATTTTACGTTTCAGATGTTGGCGAAGTTGAAGATGATTCCAATGTGGTCGTGTTTGTCCATTGGTTTAGATTTTTGAATGATAGTTGTGATGGATCGTATGCCGAATCTAGCCGTTAACTTGGAAGTGTGATGCCTAAGTTATTACGATGGCCAGATTTTCTATCAACTAAGACGCGCGGGAAGTTTTTGTTATGAGTGATTTCGAGACAGGATTGCTCGTCCTCACGACGTttcacctgtttgaaggaatctTTTATGACTTTTTGTTGATATAGGTAGCTCGAATACTGTTGGAAAATTTTGTATACGAGTAAGTTCACTTTGGAGGGACTGACGAACTTTCTTAATGCTTGGCATGATGTTTCTTCCAGTGGTAATGCAGAAAAATCAATCTGCTTTTTGATTAATGCTCCTTTATTATGTAGGAAAAATTGGTTATATGCACTATTTCAGTTT contains:
- the LOC125535563 gene encoding putative F-box protein At4g22180, coding for MKSGGTPENNRRIAEAAYFPPPSLGLCKSSKIDFAYTEACSLAWTMSLWSLAIHPAYLCSLVLRALPRLLRLTPSSLKKLCKHPPLIKTMEGASPELPQDILMGIFATLEIPDLLRAGSVCSSWRSAYSRLRSLGHYTRPQTPCLLYTSESAGESVACLYSLAEKRTYKLALPGPPIRNRHLIGSSQGLLVTVDDRSEMHLVNPITGEQINLPSVITVEHVKPIYNDSGALHQYEYSYHTAKMVYGPPSILALGELRNKLHHKAFVFSDTCNGYIVALIHNPASQLSVARAGDDSWIWLPPYTNYDDCIYKNGLLYAVTSFGQIHAFDLSSPVLTMKMITQELEPEDRFLNTYIVQAPWGNLLQVWRLCEHCDLEPEPGASVFWSTGKLKIYEVDASSGEKIKKISCLRDHVLFLGHNQSLCLTAQDYPALKGNHAYFTDDSVLWTRGLKNNSRDMGILDLGNNSREELFSPQLWSNCPAPVWITPNLRKMNLAFNE